The following coding sequences lie in one Alphaproteobacteria bacterium SS10 genomic window:
- a CDS encoding HAD family hydrolase: MAVTADRSRAKDRPTETAPFSARALDGVDTVVIDLGDTLIPLGQARNTATKIYYDALARESGLDKVTLADGLRHPRNQELLALPFGLNSHPGLTAAFPDQDLVQKFAPLGLQMRRTFGDLVAADRPTVAFLERLKEQGRKVVVMTALPESAARYALRESGLTNLVHHTYPGQDIEQEAPGGANSRRLNQVLGGGTEAPMTAIPAGLNMREKLQFVMAAEGAKADSSLRIADHVRRDLGPAKSLGLRTAHITAHWGASDADLAREMHRLRRGSGQVEPLQILPMTPRYEPSAGDMVPDFEIKKTTQLAAAVSPTQAPGKSTAAAAQAPAPRRIAQPVGAL; this comes from the coding sequence ATGGCAGTGACAGCTGATCGATCCCGCGCCAAGGACCGTCCGACCGAGACGGCGCCCTTCTCTGCGCGCGCGCTGGATGGCGTTGACACCGTGGTCATTGACCTCGGTGATACATTGATCCCGCTAGGTCAGGCGCGAAACACCGCGACGAAGATTTATTATGATGCGCTGGCGCGAGAGTCTGGCCTTGATAAGGTCACGCTCGCCGATGGCCTGCGTCATCCGCGGAATCAGGAATTGCTGGCCCTGCCTTTCGGTCTGAACAGCCATCCCGGCCTTACCGCCGCTTTCCCGGATCAGGATTTGGTGCAGAAGTTTGCGCCGCTTGGCCTTCAGATGCGCCGGACCTTTGGCGATCTGGTCGCCGCTGATCGGCCAACCGTTGCCTTCCTTGAGCGGTTGAAAGAGCAGGGGCGCAAAGTTGTGGTGATGACCGCCCTGCCGGAATCTGCCGCGCGCTATGCCTTGCGTGAGAGCGGTTTAACCAATCTGGTCCACCACACCTATCCCGGTCAGGATATTGAGCAGGAGGCACCGGGTGGTGCCAATTCCCGCCGCTTGAACCAGGTACTGGGTGGTGGGACCGAGGCCCCAATGACCGCCATTCCGGCTGGCCTTAATATGCGTGAGAAGCTGCAATTCGTGATGGCGGCCGAGGGTGCGAAGGCGGACAGCTCGCTTCGTATTGCCGATCACGTTCGCCGCGATCTTGGGCCCGCTAAGTCCCTGGGCCTCCGCACCGCGCATATTACGGCGCATTGGGGCGCTAGTGATGCTGATCTAGCGCGTGAGATGCATCGCCTCCGCCGTGGCTCTGGCCAGGTTGAGCCGCTGCAGATCCTGCCGATGACCCCACGCTATGAGCCAAGCGCTGGCGATATGGTGCCGGATTTTGAGATCAAGAAGACGACGCAGCTCGCCGCAGCCGTGAGTCCCACACAGGCGCCCGGCAAATCAACAGCCGCCGCCGCCCAGGCGCCGGCACCAAGGCGGATCGCGCAGCCGGTTGGCGCGCTCTAA
- a CDS encoding permease — protein sequence MSADTSISPEGVSRSGGCCPKKAAGPPTLWQRVRAFDWMLWGSAVLVVAGYITFLLSPEHSHGALHHYAHGVFELMNTLWWGLLLGIIFVGLMDRMPKELVMKAMSGNRPATGIAKATAAGVLFDLCSHGILMVGMKLYERGATIGQTLAFLLASPWNSISLTIILIALIGWEWTLAFVILSAIIGMITGLIADGLVARGKLPDNPNREGVEIGDHSLMSGVKEWMAGLKPSGQGTINVIKDGFRGGRIVMRWILFGVVLASLIRAFVPADVFAEWFGPGLMGLFLTVIVATIVEVCSEGSAPIAADIINRAGAPGNGFTFLMAGVATDYTEIMSLRETTGRWVLAFALPIISVPQTVVVAALINHLYTV from the coding sequence ATGAGTGCTGACACCTCCATATCGCCAGAAGGGGTTTCCCGAAGTGGCGGCTGTTGCCCCAAAAAGGCTGCGGGGCCGCCGACGCTATGGCAACGGGTGCGTGCGTTCGATTGGATGCTTTGGGGCAGTGCGGTGCTGGTTGTCGCCGGCTACATCACCTTCCTGCTAAGCCCGGAACACAGTCACGGCGCCCTACATCACTACGCCCATGGCGTGTTTGAGTTGATGAACACCCTGTGGTGGGGCCTCCTGCTCGGCATCATCTTTGTTGGCTTAATGGACCGGATGCCGAAAGAGCTCGTCATGAAGGCGATGAGCGGTAATCGCCCGGCGACCGGCATCGCCAAGGCCACCGCCGCCGGTGTGCTGTTTGACTTATGCAGTCACGGCATCCTGATGGTGGGGATGAAGCTTTATGAGCGTGGCGCCACCATCGGCCAGACCTTGGCCTTCCTACTGGCGAGCCCTTGGAACTCTATTTCCCTGACCATCATCCTGATTGCGCTGATCGGCTGGGAATGGACCCTAGCCTTCGTCATCCTGTCCGCCATTATCGGCATGATCACCGGGCTAATCGCAGACGGCCTGGTCGCCCGGGGTAAGCTGCCGGACAATCCCAACCGGGAGGGGGTCGAGATTGGCGATCACAGCCTGATGTCCGGGGTTAAAGAATGGATGGCGGGGCTTAAGCCGAGTGGCCAGGGTACAATCAATGTCATCAAAGATGGTTTTCGTGGTGGCCGCATCGTCATGCGCTGGATCTTATTCGGCGTGGTCTTGGCCAGCCTAATCCGTGCCTTTGTGCCCGCGGATGTCTTCGCAGAATGGTTTGGGCCCGGCCTAATGGGGCTGTTCCTAACCGTGATCGTCGCGACAATTGTCGAGGTCTGTTCAGAAGGCTCGGCGCCAATTGCCGCCGATATTATCAACCGGGCCGGGGCACCGGGTAATGGCTTCACCTTCCTGATGGCTGGGGTGGCAACAGACTATACTGAGATTATGAGCCTGCGCGAGACGACGGGCCGTTGGGTTTTGGCCTTTGCCCTACCCATTATCTCAGTGCCGCAAACCGTGGTCGTCGCGGCCCTGATCAATCATCTCTACACGGTTTAA
- a CDS encoding DUF808 domain-containing protein has protein sequence MTGLIALLDDVATLAKLAATQVDDIAAKAAKVSTKAIGVVVDDAAVTPKYVQGLPAARELPIVLKIARGSLFNKLVILLPAALLLSVFAPWILTPLLMLGGCYLCFEGAEKVLHVFFPQTDHHEKPTSLDAAHLEEDRVKSAIKTDFILSAEIMVIALAAIEADSLWMQGIILAVVAVGITALVYGSVIILIKADDVGLKLAQTGILSFSRAFGRGLVKAMPGVMTVLAGIGTAAMLWVGGSIFTHGLEELGYGLIGHTIHDLAHDAAHAMHVAEGFVTWAVGAALNGVFGLILGSLIIPLVMAVSVLRKRLVAD, from the coding sequence ATGACTGGATTAATCGCGCTACTCGACGATGTGGCGACGCTGGCCAAGTTGGCGGCGACCCAGGTTGATGATATCGCGGCCAAGGCGGCGAAGGTCAGCACCAAAGCCATCGGCGTCGTGGTCGATGATGCCGCCGTCACACCGAAATACGTTCAGGGCCTGCCCGCAGCACGCGAGTTACCAATTGTCCTGAAGATTGCCCGGGGCTCGCTGTTTAACAAGCTGGTTATCCTGCTGCCAGCGGCTCTGCTGCTTAGTGTCTTTGCACCCTGGATCCTGACGCCGCTGCTGATGCTGGGTGGCTGTTACCTCTGTTTTGAGGGGGCAGAGAAGGTGCTGCATGTCTTCTTCCCCCAAACCGATCACCACGAGAAGCCCACCAGCCTTGATGCTGCGCATCTGGAGGAGGATCGGGTTAAAAGCGCGATCAAAACCGACTTTATCCTGTCCGCTGAGATCATGGTGATTGCCCTCGCCGCGATTGAGGCGGATAGCCTTTGGATGCAGGGGATCATCCTCGCCGTGGTCGCGGTGGGTATCACCGCCCTGGTCTATGGCAGCGTAATCATCCTGATTAAGGCCGACGATGTGGGCCTAAAGCTCGCCCAAACCGGCATTCTGAGCTTCAGCCGCGCTTTTGGTCGTGGATTGGTCAAGGCGATGCCCGGGGTCATGACGGTACTGGCCGGCATTGGTACCGCCGCCATGCTCTGGGTTGGTGGTTCCATCTTCACCCATGGGTTGGAGGAGCTGGGTTATGGCCTCATCGGCCATACCATCCATGACCTCGCCCATGATGCCGCCCATGCGATGCATGTGGCTGAAGGCTTCGTTACCTGGGCGGTAGGTGCCGCCCTAAACGGCGTATTCGGCCTGATCCTTGGGTCGCTGATTATCCCGCTTGTTATGGCAGTTTCGGTACTCCGCAAGCGCCTGGTTGCAGATTAA